One part of the Desulfonema ishimotonii genome encodes these proteins:
- a CDS encoding ferredoxin-thioredoxin reductase catalytic domain-containing protein, translating to MDVGKLYEQLKKTQEAKGYYFNDDKERTLELLEALITNKERYGYMACPCRLASGDREHDKDIICPCVYREPDVAEFGSCYCNLYVSKEWNEEKIPREYVPERRPPEKLFF from the coding sequence ATGGATGTCGGAAAACTCTATGAGCAACTGAAAAAGACTCAGGAAGCCAAAGGATATTATTTCAACGACGACAAGGAGAGAACCCTTGAGCTTCTGGAAGCGCTGATCACAAACAAAGAGCGGTACGGCTATATGGCCTGTCCGTGCAGGCTCGCCTCCGGCGACAGGGAGCATGACAAAGATATTATCTGCCCCTGCGTCTACCGGGAGCCGGATGTGGCCGAGTTCGGAAGCTGTTATTGCAACCTCTATGTGTCCAAAGAGTGGAACGAGGAGAAGATTCCCCGCGAATATGTCCCGGAACGCAGGCCGCCGGAAAAGCTCTTTTTCTGA
- a CDS encoding glutaredoxin family protein translates to MPEEKDEIRIYSLSTCSHCKATKQFLAECTVKYDFVDVDLLEGEERKAIIEDVRKLNPKCSFPTIIIGNTVIVGYKEKEIREALGL, encoded by the coding sequence ATGCCGGAAGAAAAGGATGAGATTCGGATTTACTCGCTCAGCACATGCAGCCACTGCAAGGCGACCAAACAGTTTCTGGCCGAATGCACGGTCAAATACGATTTCGTTGATGTGGACCTCCTTGAGGGGGAAGAGCGCAAAGCGATCATCGAAGATGTCAGAAAACTGAACCCGAAATGCTCCTTTCCCACCATCATCATCGGCAATACGGTGATTGTCGGCTATAAGGAAAAAGAGATCAGGGAGGCGCTGGGACTGTAA
- a CDS encoding nitroreductase family protein has translation MDFKDVSSSRRAVNFFDPEKDVPETLLREVIALAARTPSGFNLQPWSLMVLRDPAEKKRLQALAWNQPRVSEAPVTLIFLADRDGWKKGHPFLERNFKEMVRAGGMTEDKYDWFTGACADLYGASDEKQQAFACKNTGFFAMSVMLAAKSLGLDTHPMDGFDHDGVRRAFHIPENYWIPMLLSVGYFREDQTLAPPKWRKSVDEIVVKFD, from the coding sequence ATGGATTTCAAAGATGTGAGCAGCAGCAGACGGGCGGTCAACTTTTTCGACCCTGAAAAAGATGTGCCTGAAACGCTCCTCAGAGAGGTCATCGCGCTGGCGGCCCGGACACCGTCCGGCTTTAACCTGCAACCCTGGAGCCTGATGGTGCTCAGAGACCCGGCGGAGAAAAAACGCCTTCAGGCCCTGGCGTGGAACCAGCCCAGGGTCAGCGAAGCCCCTGTCACGCTCATTTTTCTGGCCGACCGGGACGGGTGGAAAAAGGGGCATCCGTTTCTGGAAAGAAATTTCAAAGAAATGGTCCGTGCCGGCGGCATGACCGAAGACAAATACGACTGGTTCACCGGAGCCTGTGCGGACCTGTACGGCGCAAGCGATGAAAAGCAGCAGGCCTTTGCCTGCAAAAATACGGGATTCTTTGCCATGTCGGTTATGCTGGCCGCCAAAAGCCTCGGACTGGATACCCATCCCATGGACGGGTTTGACCATGACGGCGTGCGCAGGGCCTTTCATATCCCGGAGAATTACTGGATACCGATGCTGCTGTCGGTGGGATATTTCCGGGAGGACCAGACCCTTGCTCCGCCCAAATGGCGGAAGAGCGTTGACGAGATCGTTGTAAAATTTGATTAA
- a CDS encoding TIGR04282 family arsenosugar biosynthesis glycosyltransferase: protein MPLQPDRSRQCVLVFLKWPEKGRVKTRLARDTGPAIALDLYRNFVADTLQMLENGGHQTIICFHPPHAEERTAGWLGRAYPLWPQTGADLGEKMAAAFSTAFARGAERVLLMGTDIPDLPEAVITEAFASLEQHPVTIGPAWDGGYYLIGFHSDGFTPAVFRDIPWSTGSVFQKTLAILKRRGLSPHLLPRWRDIDTGEDLAAFMAANPPGAAPNTRACIRAAGLFS from the coding sequence ATGCCTCTTCAACCTGACCGATCGCGCCAATGCGTCCTTGTTTTTCTGAAATGGCCTGAAAAGGGCAGGGTCAAAACCCGGCTGGCCCGTGATACAGGTCCGGCCATTGCCCTTGACCTCTACCGGAACTTCGTGGCCGATACCCTTCAGATGCTTGAAAACGGGGGGCATCAGACCATCATCTGCTTTCATCCGCCCCATGCGGAAGAGCGGACAGCGGGCTGGCTGGGCAGGGCGTATCCCCTCTGGCCCCAGACCGGGGCTGACCTCGGCGAAAAGATGGCCGCCGCCTTTTCGACCGCATTTGCCCGGGGGGCGGAGCGGGTGCTGCTCATGGGAACGGACATTCCCGACCTGCCGGAAGCGGTCATCACAGAAGCCTTTGCCAGCCTGGAGCAGCACCCCGTCACCATCGGCCCGGCATGGGACGGCGGATATTATCTGATCGGCTTTCACTCGGACGGATTTACCCCGGCGGTCTTCCGGGATATTCCGTGGAGTACCGGATCGGTGTTTCAGAAAACCCTCGCCATTCTGAAGCGCCGGGGCCTTTCCCCCCATCTTCTCCCCCGGTGGCGGGACATTGACACCGGCGAGGATCTGGCGGCATTCATGGCGGCAAATCCTCCCGGTGCCGCGCCCAACACCCGCGCCTGCATACGTGCTGCGGGTCTGTTTTCCTGA